One Fuerstiella marisgermanici DNA window includes the following coding sequences:
- a CDS encoding type II toxin-antitoxin system HicB family antitoxin — MAFNAVVRQDGEWWIGWVEEVPGVNSQAETREELLENLREALGEALELNREEARKSAGSPFEEVSIVP; from the coding sequence ATGGCATTTAACGCCGTCGTAAGACAGGACGGGGAATGGTGGATCGGCTGGGTCGAAGAAGTTCCCGGCGTGAATTCACAGGCTGAAACGCGCGAAGAGTTGCTGGAGAACCTTCGCGAAGCTTTGGGTGAAGCATTGGAGCTAAATCGGGAAGAAGCACGCAAGTCCGCTGGCTCACCCTTCGAGGAAGTATCGATCGTTCCATGA
- a CDS encoding type II toxin-antitoxin system HicA family toxin produces the protein MKRVDLLRHLRDCGCELIREGGKHSWWGDAGRGTRSAVPRHREISEILVKKICRDLGIPQP, from the coding sequence ATGAAACGAGTGGATCTGCTTCGACATCTCCGTGATTGCGGCTGCGAGTTGATCCGTGAAGGTGGCAAGCACTCATGGTGGGGCGATGCGGGGCGCGGTACCAGATCAGCGGTCCCGCGACATCGTGAAATCTCCGAGATTCTGGTGAAGAAGATCTGCCGCGATCTTGGTATCCCCCAGCCCTGA
- a CDS encoding extracellular solute-binding protein, which produces MTTQPDHDGAQLVVYCAHDATYAEQIIQRFEQETGFKVDVRFDEEANKSLGLTNLLIAEKSKPRCDVFWNNQTLGTIRLISEGVLEPYDSPNADRIPSAFRDEAGYWTGFAARLRVYLVNTDKMPATEDAINAAMARESLNRVTIAQPLFGTTLSHYSVLADQFGMEGLIEWHTDLHQRGIREARGNSMTKDLVAEGVCDLGFTDTDDAFVAIDAGQPVAMQPVRLSNGQVICLPNSVALIRGAPHPEAAKQFIDFLLSEEIELLLAKSKARQIPLGPVDESKLSEEVIELKAWAADGVDLTKAAEANQQVLDWLTAEHTGQ; this is translated from the coding sequence TTGACCACGCAACCGGATCACGATGGCGCGCAACTGGTGGTGTATTGCGCTCATGACGCAACGTATGCTGAGCAGATTATTCAGCGTTTCGAACAGGAAACTGGTTTCAAGGTCGACGTCCGTTTTGATGAAGAAGCCAATAAGTCGCTGGGCCTGACCAATCTACTGATCGCCGAAAAATCAAAACCTCGCTGTGACGTGTTTTGGAACAACCAGACCCTTGGCACGATTCGTCTAATTTCTGAGGGCGTACTGGAACCCTATGACAGCCCGAATGCCGATCGGATTCCGTCTGCGTTCCGCGATGAAGCCGGTTACTGGACCGGCTTTGCAGCGCGGCTGCGAGTGTACCTCGTCAATACAGACAAAATGCCCGCCACGGAAGACGCCATCAACGCAGCGATGGCGCGTGAGTCCCTTAATCGAGTGACGATCGCTCAGCCGCTGTTTGGCACCACGCTGTCCCATTATTCCGTGTTGGCCGATCAGTTTGGGATGGAAGGCCTTATTGAGTGGCACACAGATTTGCATCAACGAGGCATCCGGGAAGCACGAGGGAATTCGATGACCAAGGATCTGGTTGCAGAAGGTGTGTGCGACCTCGGCTTTACCGACACGGACGATGCGTTCGTCGCGATAGACGCGGGACAACCTGTGGCGATGCAGCCGGTGAGGCTTAGTAATGGTCAGGTCATCTGCCTGCCTAACTCTGTGGCTTTGATCCGCGGGGCACCTCACCCGGAAGCCGCGAAGCAGTTCATCGACTTTCTGCTTTCGGAAGAGATCGAACTGTTGCTGGCGAAATCCAAAGCGCGTCAGATTCCGCTGGGGCCCGTCGACGAATCAAAATTGTCCGAGGAAGTCATTGAGCTAAAAGCGTGGGCGGCTGATGGAGTCGATCTGACGAAAGCGGCCGAGGCGAATCAGCAAGTGCTGGACTGGTTAACGGCGGAGCACACGGGCCAATGA
- a CDS encoding ATP-binding cassette domain-containing protein: protein MADLLWNLRDVRLKGDNADRLKNVSIDVMAGVTAVVGHSGAGKTSLLNLLAGLEKPDAGQLTFVGREADSSAFSLPLFWVPQDGGLWPHMTARQQLAAVTASADRDLKAGDDGESGNPIDKLLNDFDLLHRRAAFPSELSKGEQSRLSVARCLLANPAVMLMDEPFAHVDPERRPKYWAIVRQHLETQAASLVFATHSPDDAMRESQYVICPDGGRVIFAGQTTEFYADKL from the coding sequence ATGGCTGATTTACTCTGGAATTTAAGAGACGTTCGACTGAAAGGCGATAACGCCGATCGGCTGAAAAACGTCTCGATCGACGTGATGGCCGGTGTGACGGCAGTTGTCGGACATTCCGGGGCTGGCAAGACTTCGCTGCTGAATCTGCTGGCGGGGCTTGAAAAGCCGGATGCGGGGCAGCTGACGTTCGTTGGGCGGGAAGCCGATAGTTCGGCCTTCAGTTTGCCGCTTTTCTGGGTGCCTCAGGATGGCGGCTTGTGGCCTCACATGACCGCCCGGCAGCAGCTGGCCGCGGTCACTGCTTCTGCAGACCGCGATTTGAAAGCGGGCGACGACGGAGAATCGGGCAATCCGATAGACAAACTGCTGAATGATTTTGATCTGCTTCACCGCAGGGCTGCGTTTCCCTCAGAATTGTCGAAGGGCGAGCAGTCGCGGCTGTCGGTGGCTCGGTGTCTGCTGGCCAACCCGGCAGTGATGCTGATGGATGAACCGTTTGCTCACGTGGATCCGGAGCGGCGACCAAAGTACTGGGCCATCGTGCGGCAACATCTGGAAACTCAGGCTGCATCGCTGGTGTTTGCGACTCATTCGCCGGATGATGCGATGCGTGAATCACAATACGTGATTTGCCCCGATGGCGGGCGAGTGATTTTCGCAGGACAGACGACAGAATTTTACGCTGACAAGTTGTAG
- a CDS encoding 6-bladed beta-propeller: protein MQTTSVLDSKRSIWLWMASMLLLVGCQDAATDTFPISQFTTWPVPADGTRIPAPRSLYADKDDTVYALDDAGRVLIYSAQGEVLNTWHMPDYEAGRPEGIIKLLDGRIAVADTHYDRVVFFHADGTLESMIGEKGTEPGQFVYPVAITQDPDGFLYVGEYGDKQRIQKFTSTGEFVTQFGEHGTGLGQFQRPSGIVWSNQTVYAVDAFNNRIQVFSDSGHFQGVLKLPDDLAAFEFPYDVRGTSDGRLYVIENKAARLTVLTEDGSFVGRYGRPGRGDGEFFNPWSLTVLSDGRILVADTGNHRIVELTP from the coding sequence ATGCAAACTACATCTGTGCTCGACAGCAAACGGTCGATCTGGCTGTGGATGGCGAGCATGTTGCTGTTGGTCGGGTGTCAGGACGCGGCGACAGACACCTTTCCGATTTCTCAATTCACCACCTGGCCAGTGCCAGCCGATGGGACGCGAATTCCAGCCCCGCGATCTCTCTACGCCGACAAAGACGACACCGTTTACGCGTTGGATGATGCTGGTCGAGTTTTGATTTATTCGGCGCAGGGTGAGGTGCTGAATACGTGGCACATGCCGGACTACGAAGCTGGACGTCCGGAAGGCATCATTAAACTGCTGGACGGGCGCATTGCCGTCGCGGATACGCATTATGATCGAGTCGTCTTTTTTCATGCAGACGGCACGTTGGAATCGATGATTGGTGAGAAGGGAACGGAGCCCGGGCAGTTCGTATACCCCGTCGCGATTACTCAGGATCCCGACGGGTTTTTGTATGTTGGCGAATACGGCGACAAACAGCGAATCCAGAAATTTACCTCGACCGGCGAATTTGTCACTCAGTTCGGCGAACATGGAACAGGACTCGGGCAGTTTCAGCGGCCCAGCGGAATTGTGTGGAGCAACCAGACCGTTTACGCTGTGGACGCATTCAATAATCGAATTCAGGTGTTCAGCGATTCCGGGCACTTTCAGGGAGTTCTGAAATTGCCAGACGATTTGGCGGCGTTTGAGTTTCCTTATGATGTTCGCGGCACCTCCGATGGGCGGCTATATGTGATAGAAAACAAGGCCGCTCGGCTGACAGTATTAACCGAAGATGGAAGTTTCGTCGGCCGGTACGGTCGTCCAGGACGCGGGGACGGAGAATTCTTCAACCCGTGGAGTTTGACAGTTCTCAGTGACGGCCGCATTCTCGTCGCGGACACGGGGAATCACCGGATTGTGGAGTTAACGCCGTGA
- a CDS encoding VWA domain-containing protein produces MTNWLNKTARRIFPPARRPVGWKDARPLIAFLLVAAAILLFLVYGSSASPGNRRWWWLYLDSIGGTVEFSYPWAFALLLVTPWIWWMQVAGYSGLPVSRGKLALLVRLSLTVLLICVLAQPRAVKTSDIVSVVFNVDVSDSVSDAKDEALAIVAGAAAMKPPKDEAGMVVFGRTPAVEYPPRESFPFEKYLNSQVGKDATNLEQSLSLSAAMLPEDNRSRVVLISDGTETLGELKQAVTELQARDIQVDVIPITHLDAQDKEVLLERLDLPRFVRLGETYEAATVLTSLQAGSGTLVLSQNDEELTRLPVEFKPGKNRFAVPIKVDAPGYYEYEARIEVPASEDARVENNAVRNYLYIEGPGRVLIVTDPKGNPKEWRYVKEALEQGEREVETVTATEFPLDPLSLMPYDAIVFANVPADTLFATQIQAVHDAVRNLGIGFVMLGGPNSFGPGGYQNSPIEDCLPISMEISKKKILPKGGLVIILHTCEFPQGNSWAKRITKEAIRVLNSEDEVGAIGYGMGGNEWIFELTPAGNYSELVTKINGAQIGDMPDFTSTMKMGLEGLKKSDASSRHMIIISDGDPPMPPPSAIQEFIDAQTTISTVAVFPHGGRDTMVLSAIASQTGGRYYFPPDPSQLPSIFIKEAKTLRRNQIQKRTFTPMLMNNDPIFRDIGGLPPLHGYVLASEKEDPRATILLSAPPKEGDLVADDSDVDPILATWRYGLGATAAFTSDLTDDWGKDWVNWDQFQQMLTQLMTRVSRVRREQFLRVYTYVNGNEGVVVVEDFHPEESMLDMNVTVTSPNDFRYAGPVRQIAPRRYQATIPLQGQARYQVQISAEGGGREEIAYGGFIVSYSPEYLRFEANPIVLRDIAEQTGGEEIDPGLSPEELSKSIYGRRKPKRSSRSVFDWFLMALACMIPLDVAIRRVQLDLSWVRKMFGGRKSESTATMGALLQKTEAVRSTMTGQKDKATPRPKPPERPMQPRSVPPTSAKRPAQKTDEATQQAPPEPEPSTDDGNTTSRLLAMKRRREQEGDDE; encoded by the coding sequence GTGACGAATTGGCTCAACAAGACGGCCCGCCGAATTTTTCCCCCGGCTCGAAGACCGGTTGGATGGAAAGACGCTCGACCACTGATTGCCTTCCTTCTGGTTGCTGCGGCGATCCTGTTATTCCTCGTCTACGGAAGCAGTGCGTCCCCCGGCAACCGTCGGTGGTGGTGGCTCTATCTCGACTCAATTGGAGGCACCGTCGAATTTAGTTATCCGTGGGCGTTCGCATTGCTGTTGGTCACGCCGTGGATCTGGTGGATGCAGGTGGCCGGTTATTCGGGGCTGCCTGTCAGCCGCGGCAAGCTGGCGCTGCTAGTGCGGCTGTCGCTGACAGTGCTGCTGATTTGCGTGCTGGCTCAGCCGCGAGCCGTCAAGACCAGCGATATCGTGTCTGTCGTCTTCAATGTCGATGTGTCCGATTCCGTCAGCGACGCGAAGGACGAAGCTCTAGCCATCGTAGCGGGCGCGGCCGCTATGAAGCCGCCGAAAGACGAAGCGGGCATGGTGGTCTTCGGACGTACTCCCGCCGTCGAATATCCGCCACGCGAATCGTTTCCGTTCGAAAAGTATCTGAACTCGCAGGTCGGCAAAGACGCAACGAACCTGGAACAGTCGCTGTCACTAAGTGCCGCGATGCTGCCGGAAGACAATCGTTCGCGAGTCGTCCTGATCAGTGACGGCACAGAAACGCTTGGCGAATTGAAGCAGGCCGTAACAGAACTACAGGCGCGAGACATTCAGGTTGATGTCATCCCGATTACGCATCTGGATGCTCAGGACAAGGAAGTGCTGCTGGAACGCCTCGACCTGCCGCGTTTCGTGAGACTCGGCGAAACCTACGAAGCGGCCACAGTGTTGACTTCGCTGCAAGCCGGTTCCGGCACGCTGGTGTTGTCGCAGAACGATGAAGAGTTGACTCGGCTGCCAGTCGAATTCAAACCGGGCAAAAACCGTTTCGCCGTTCCGATCAAAGTGGATGCCCCCGGCTATTACGAATATGAAGCCAGAATAGAGGTCCCCGCCAGCGAAGATGCGCGTGTGGAGAACAACGCGGTTCGAAACTATTTGTATATAGAAGGCCCAGGGCGAGTTCTGATTGTCACCGATCCGAAAGGCAATCCGAAGGAATGGCGGTACGTGAAGGAAGCTTTGGAACAGGGTGAGCGCGAAGTCGAAACAGTAACCGCCACTGAATTTCCACTCGACCCACTTTCGCTGATGCCATACGACGCGATCGTGTTCGCCAACGTCCCGGCCGACACGCTGTTTGCGACGCAAATCCAGGCGGTTCATGACGCCGTCCGGAACCTGGGCATTGGGTTCGTTATGCTCGGCGGGCCCAACAGTTTTGGGCCCGGAGGCTACCAGAATTCGCCGATTGAAGACTGCCTGCCGATTTCGATGGAGATCAGCAAAAAGAAGATTCTGCCAAAAGGTGGGTTGGTCATCATCCTGCACACCTGCGAATTTCCGCAGGGCAATTCGTGGGCCAAGCGGATCACCAAAGAAGCGATCCGAGTGCTGAACTCTGAAGACGAAGTTGGTGCCATCGGTTACGGCATGGGTGGCAACGAATGGATTTTTGAACTCACACCTGCCGGCAATTATTCTGAACTGGTGACGAAGATTAATGGAGCTCAAATCGGCGACATGCCGGACTTCACCAGCACGATGAAGATGGGACTGGAAGGTCTCAAGAAGAGCGACGCGTCCAGTCGGCACATGATTATCATTTCTGATGGCGACCCGCCGATGCCGCCGCCGTCTGCGATTCAGGAATTCATTGATGCTCAAACGACGATTTCCACCGTCGCCGTGTTTCCTCATGGTGGGCGAGACACGATGGTGCTGAGTGCTATCGCCAGCCAAACGGGCGGTCGCTATTACTTTCCGCCCGATCCTTCTCAGCTGCCGTCGATCTTTATCAAAGAAGCCAAGACGCTGCGGCGCAATCAGATTCAGAAGCGGACGTTCACACCGATGCTGATGAACAACGATCCGATCTTCCGAGACATCGGAGGTCTGCCGCCGCTGCACGGTTATGTACTCGCTTCAGAAAAGGAAGATCCTCGAGCCACTATATTGCTGTCTGCGCCACCCAAAGAAGGCGACCTGGTGGCCGATGATTCAGACGTCGATCCGATTCTGGCCACATGGCGTTACGGCCTGGGAGCCACCGCCGCTTTTACGTCCGACCTGACTGATGACTGGGGCAAGGATTGGGTGAATTGGGATCAATTCCAGCAAATGTTGACTCAGTTGATGACGCGAGTTAGTCGAGTTCGGCGCGAACAGTTTTTGCGAGTCTACACGTATGTTAACGGAAACGAAGGCGTGGTTGTGGTGGAAGACTTTCACCCCGAAGAATCCATGCTGGATATGAACGTTACGGTCACATCGCCCAACGATTTTCGTTACGCCGGCCCAGTAAGGCAGATTGCTCCCCGGCGCTATCAGGCAACAATCCCGCTGCAGGGACAAGCTCGGTATCAGGTGCAGATTTCAGCGGAAGGTGGCGGTCGCGAAGAGATTGCCTACGGCGGCTTCATCGTTTCGTATTCACCCGAGTACCTGCGTTTTGAAGCGAACCCCATCGTGCTGCGGGATATCGCCGAGCAAACAGGTGGCGAAGAAATTGACCCCGGTCTATCGCCGGAAGAACTTTCCAAATCCATCTACGGTCGCCGTAAACCGAAGCGTAGTTCGCGTTCCGTGTTCGACTGGTTTCTGATGGCGCTGGCTTGCATGATTCCGCTGGACGTGGCTATTCGTCGAGTTCAATTGGATCTTTCCTGGGTCCGCAAGATGTTCGGGGGCCGCAAGTCAGAATCGACGGCGACCATGGGCGCTCTGCTGCAGAAAACGGAGGCCGTTCGTTCGACGATGACCGGACAAAAAGACAAAGCGACGCCTCGACCGAAACCGCCCGAACGCCCAATGCAGCCACGTTCTGTGCCACCCACTTCTGCAAAACGGCCAGCACAAAAAACGGACGAGGCCACTCAACAGGCACCGCCTGAGCCGGAACCGTCCACGGACGATGGCAACACCACGTCAAGGCTGCTGGCCATGAAGCGGCGGCGTGAACAGGAGGGCGATGATGAGTGA
- a CDS encoding AAA family ATPase has protein sequence MNHTATPEELQTEADQFKTEFQTLRDAIGQVIVGQEGVVEATLTAILCGGNVLLEGVPGLGKTELVKALSRVLKLHFRRIQFTPDLMPADVIGTNMMTADESGNYRFEFREGPIFTQLLLADEINRATPKTQSALLETMQEGTVTTGGQTYHLDQPFFVLATQNPIEQEGTFPLPEAQLDRFMFKVVVPFLNRAELNEVVSRTILRKHVDVEAILDGPRILHLRTVLDRVVVSDPMRDYACRLVLSTHPDSEYSPEGVKQFLRWGASPRAAQALIRAARVRALGQGRPHVAFEDIKHFAAEVLQHRALLNYDGQAENIAVADLIKECVNTLPTEA, from the coding sequence ATGAATCACACTGCGACTCCGGAAGAGCTTCAGACCGAAGCCGATCAGTTTAAGACCGAATTCCAAACACTCCGCGATGCCATCGGCCAGGTGATTGTGGGGCAGGAAGGAGTGGTCGAAGCAACTTTGACCGCGATCCTGTGTGGCGGCAACGTTCTTCTTGAAGGCGTGCCGGGGCTTGGCAAAACCGAATTGGTGAAGGCGCTGTCGCGCGTGTTGAAACTTCACTTCCGCAGAATTCAGTTTACGCCCGACCTGATGCCTGCCGACGTGATCGGCACCAACATGATGACCGCCGACGAAAGCGGGAACTACCGGTTCGAATTCCGTGAAGGACCGATTTTTACTCAGTTGCTGCTGGCGGACGAAATCAACCGAGCCACTCCGAAGACTCAGTCAGCCCTGCTGGAAACCATGCAGGAAGGCACGGTCACCACCGGCGGGCAGACGTACCATCTTGATCAGCCTTTCTTTGTTCTGGCGACTCAGAATCCCATCGAACAGGAAGGCACGTTTCCACTGCCCGAAGCCCAACTGGACCGTTTCATGTTCAAGGTTGTTGTACCGTTTCTGAATCGAGCGGAGCTTAACGAAGTCGTCAGCCGGACGATCCTGCGGAAGCATGTTGATGTGGAAGCAATTTTGGATGGTCCACGCATTCTGCACCTGCGGACCGTGTTGGATCGAGTTGTGGTGAGCGACCCGATGAGGGACTACGCCTGCCGACTTGTCCTGTCGACTCATCCGGATTCTGAGTACTCGCCGGAAGGTGTAAAGCAGTTTCTAAGATGGGGCGCCAGCCCGCGAGCCGCCCAGGCTCTGATCCGCGCGGCTCGCGTGCGAGCTTTAGGACAAGGGCGTCCGCACGTGGCGTTTGAAGATATCAAGCACTTCGCCGCCGAAGTTCTGCAGCACAGAGCGTTACTGAACTATGACGGCCAGGCCGAGAACATCGCGGTGGCCGACCTGATCAAGGAATGCGTCAACACACTCCCGACGGAAGCGTAG
- a CDS encoding DUF58 domain-containing protein, with the protein MPDTPKQLTSLFDNKTLHRIERMRLNPMRRLTNRSRGEHLAGKGGRSTDFADYRDYASGDDLRYVDWNIFARLHRPYIKQFLHEEELHVVIMVDASSSMLFDDKLLKARQLAAAFGIMGLLNVERVSVYAVHQQEGQPWMLPPGAGRTRIRKLLQFLDNIEGGGNVPVERAIETMLRFHRGRGIAILLSDFLTFADLTRSMNMLFSSGLEIWGLQILGDSEMNPNLEGDLRFVDSETGETLDITNAGELLSLYHEHRAWHEETLHQQCRRRNGRFATISSATPLNSVLFDTLSRQGWVLR; encoded by the coding sequence GTGCCGGATACGCCCAAACAACTCACATCGCTGTTCGACAACAAAACGCTGCACCGCATCGAAAGAATGCGGCTGAATCCCATGCGCCGGTTGACCAACCGCAGTCGTGGCGAGCACCTTGCTGGCAAAGGCGGTCGTAGCACGGACTTCGCCGATTATCGAGACTACGCGTCTGGCGACGACCTCCGGTATGTCGACTGGAATATCTTCGCGCGGTTGCATCGACCTTACATCAAACAGTTCCTGCATGAGGAGGAACTTCATGTCGTGATTATGGTGGATGCCTCGTCGTCGATGCTGTTCGACGACAAGCTGCTGAAGGCACGCCAACTGGCCGCAGCATTCGGAATCATGGGCCTGCTAAACGTTGAACGAGTCAGCGTGTACGCGGTTCATCAGCAGGAAGGGCAACCGTGGATGTTGCCGCCAGGAGCCGGGCGGACTCGTATTCGCAAGCTGTTGCAGTTTTTGGACAACATCGAAGGCGGCGGCAATGTTCCGGTCGAACGAGCGATCGAAACGATGCTGCGTTTCCATCGTGGACGAGGCATCGCCATTCTGCTGTCGGATTTTCTGACGTTTGCCGATTTGACTCGCAGCATGAATATGCTGTTCAGCAGCGGCCTGGAAATCTGGGGGCTGCAGATTTTGGGCGATTCGGAAATGAATCCCAATCTGGAAGGCGACCTCAGGTTTGTCGACAGTGAAACCGGTGAGACACTCGACATCACCAACGCGGGCGAATTGCTGAGTTTGTATCACGAGCATCGGGCGTGGCATGAGGAGACACTGCATCAGCAGTGTCGTCGTCGCAACGGCAGATTCGCCACCATCAGTTCGGCAACGCCGCTGAATTCCGTTTTGTTCGACACGCTAAGTCGACAGGGATGGGTGCTGCGATGA
- a CDS encoding vWA domain-containing protein, which translates to MTWPSFGFPIGAWFFLSLIPLVILYFLKLKRPRLEVPSLALWQSVVNDQRVNSPFQKFRRNLLLLLQLLLLMLVILALMQPFISAGPETAEYLPVLIDCSASMSSKVDGSDKTRLDLAKEQVKAMIENLRGSGKIALFSFASGGRRLTEFTDDAQILMRALDRVQPTHRASKLDEVLRMAEAYARTSPIERVTVITDGNLKDRVDFELPFTLDIQRVEEGGDNLGITEMNARRSGPESWDIFVRVGGSTAEPAFGDLTLKMDGEVVGRETVSASKGDSERVVFSIDATDTTLLQATLAPTNYDSLDVDNTVWLTLPKPRPLKAWTSPELYSWQHALSVQAEVEVDSQKEPSAAEYDLIVTDAEDLQGSEAPIVIYNGVIPEDVADLVSVGDVDVDDTRVQIVDWVSTAPLLRHVRLRDVQIGQKARYAENATASKLEERGYEVLVHGAEGPLMLQKRQGLETKYYFLFHTDRSTLPYRIAFPILVSNVIESALQRASLSEVNAAPTGVLPPLNLEPEREFTVQGPNGEADTFRSTASGLLTGVQAEVVGKYDIKDGADVVASIGTGLLSALETSLESVTELQFAELTVKTDETQMIDSDQQLWWVLAALAFVLLMVEWWYFQRDKTGVTK; encoded by the coding sequence ATGACATGGCCGAGTTTCGGATTCCCGATTGGAGCGTGGTTCTTCCTGTCGCTCATCCCGTTGGTGATTCTTTACTTCCTGAAGCTGAAGCGGCCTCGGCTGGAAGTTCCGTCGCTGGCGTTGTGGCAGTCGGTGGTGAATGATCAACGAGTCAATTCACCGTTTCAGAAATTTCGGCGCAACCTTTTGTTGTTGCTGCAACTGCTGTTGCTGATGCTTGTGATTCTGGCATTGATGCAGCCCTTCATCAGTGCGGGACCGGAAACGGCAGAATACCTGCCGGTACTGATCGACTGTTCGGCCAGCATGTCGTCCAAGGTTGATGGTTCAGACAAAACTCGCCTGGATCTTGCCAAAGAACAGGTGAAGGCGATGATCGAAAACCTGCGTGGCAGCGGCAAGATCGCTCTGTTTTCATTCGCCAGCGGCGGGCGACGTCTGACGGAATTCACCGACGACGCTCAGATCCTGATGCGCGCACTCGATCGAGTGCAGCCGACTCACCGCGCCAGCAAGCTCGACGAAGTTTTGCGCATGGCCGAAGCGTATGCTCGCACGTCGCCAATCGAACGGGTGACGGTGATCACGGACGGCAATCTGAAAGATCGAGTCGACTTCGAACTGCCGTTCACGCTGGATATTCAGCGAGTGGAAGAGGGTGGCGATAATCTCGGTATTACAGAAATGAACGCTCGCCGCAGCGGACCGGAAAGCTGGGACATCTTTGTGCGAGTTGGCGGGTCGACAGCAGAACCAGCCTTCGGCGATCTGACACTGAAGATGGACGGCGAAGTGGTGGGCCGCGAAACGGTTTCGGCGTCGAAGGGGGATTCTGAACGAGTTGTGTTTTCCATCGACGCAACTGACACGACTTTGCTGCAGGCAACTCTGGCTCCGACCAATTATGATTCGCTGGATGTCGACAACACAGTCTGGCTGACTCTGCCGAAACCGCGTCCGCTGAAAGCCTGGACATCGCCGGAACTGTATTCCTGGCAGCATGCGTTGAGTGTTCAGGCAGAGGTGGAGGTCGACAGTCAGAAGGAACCGTCTGCCGCAGAATACGATTTGATCGTCACGGACGCAGAAGATCTGCAGGGATCGGAAGCTCCGATTGTGATCTACAACGGCGTGATTCCGGAAGACGTCGCAGACCTGGTTTCGGTAGGCGATGTAGACGTCGATGATACGCGCGTGCAAATCGTCGATTGGGTCAGCACCGCTCCGCTGCTGCGGCACGTGCGGTTGCGAGACGTGCAGATTGGCCAGAAAGCTCGCTACGCAGAAAACGCGACCGCTTCAAAGCTGGAGGAACGCGGCTACGAAGTCCTTGTTCACGGAGCCGAAGGCCCGCTGATGCTACAGAAGCGGCAGGGGCTGGAAACCAAATACTACTTCCTGTTTCACACCGACCGTTCCACCCTGCCCTATCGCATCGCGTTTCCGATTCTGGTTTCCAACGTGATCGAATCAGCACTCCAGCGAGCGTCTTTGTCGGAAGTCAACGCCGCTCCGACGGGTGTGCTGCCACCGTTGAACCTTGAGCCGGAACGTGAGTTCACTGTTCAGGGGCCCAACGGCGAAGCGGACACGTTTCGATCCACCGCCAGTGGTTTGTTAACCGGCGTGCAGGCGGAAGTCGTCGGCAAGTATGACATCAAAGATGGAGCCGACGTTGTGGCGTCCATTGGCACAGGCCTGCTAAGTGCTCTGGAAACGTCGCTGGAATCGGTCACCGAATTGCAGTTTGCCGAATTGACCGTCAAGACCGACGAAACGCAGATGATCGATTCCGACCAGCAACTCTGGTGGGTGTTGGCGGCTCTGGCGTTCGTGCTGTTGATGGTGGAGTGGTGGTACTTCCAACGTGACAAGACGGGAGTTACCAAATGA